A single Panthera tigris isolate Pti1 chromosome A3, P.tigris_Pti1_mat1.1, whole genome shotgun sequence DNA region contains:
- the RASSF2 gene encoding ras association domain-containing protein 2, whose amino-acid sequence MDYSHETSLVPCGQDKYISKNELLLHLKTYNLYYEGQNLQLRHREEEDEFIVEGLLNISWGLRRPIRLQMQDDNERIRPPPSSSSWHSGCNLGAQGTILKPLTVPNIQISEVDAPPESEQTSSPTDSRGLKTLQEDTPQLMRTRSDVGVRRRGNVRTPSDQRRIRRHRFSINGHFYNHKTSVFTPAYGSVTNVRINSTMTTPQVLKLLLNKFKIENSAEEFALYVVHTSGEKQKLKNTDYPLVARILQGPCEQVSKVFLMEKDQVEEVTYDVAQYIKFEMPVLKSFIQKLQEEEDREVKKLIRKYTVLRLMIRQRLEEMAETPATI is encoded by the exons gaaCGAACTTCTCCTGCATCTGAAGACCTACAATTTGTACTATGAAGGCCAGAATTTGCAGCTGCGGCACCGTGAG GAGGAAGATGAGTTCATCGTGGAGGGGCTGCTGAACATCTCCTGGGGGCTGCGCCGGCCCATCCGCCTGCAGATGCAAGATGACAATGAACGCATTCGCCCCCCGccatcctcttcctcctggcACTCTGGCTGTAACTTGGGGGCTCAGGG CACCATCCTGAAGCCCCTCACCGTGCCCAACATTCAGATCTCAGAAGTGGATGCCCCACCCGAGAGTGAACAGACATCGAGTCCCACAG ACTCCAGGGGCCTGAAGACCCTGCAGGAAGACACCCCACAGCTGATGCGCACGCGCAGTGACGTTGGGGTGCGTCGCCGTGGCAATGTGAGGACACCCAGTGACCAGAGGCGAATCAGACGCCACCGATTCTCCATCAATGGCCATTTCTACAACCACAAG ACGTCAGTGTTCACGCCGGCCTATGGTTCTGTCACCAACGTCCGCATCAACAGCACCATGACCACCCCACAGGTCCTGAAGTTGCTGCTTAACAAATTTAAG ATTGAGAATTCCGCAGAAGAGTTTGCTTTGTATGTGGTCCATACCAGCGGTG agaaacagaagctcaAGAACACCGATTACCCGCTGGTAGCTCGAATCCTCCAGGGCCCGTGTGAGCAGGTCTCCAAAGTGTTTCTTATGGAGAAGGACCAGGTGGAGGAAGTCACCTATGAT GTGGCCCAGTACATAAAGTTCGAGATGCCTGTCCTTAAAAGCTTCATTCAGAAGCTCCAAGAGGAAGAAGACCGGGAAGTCAAGAAGCTGATACGCAA GTACACCGTGCTCCGGCTAATGATCCGGCAGAGGCTGGAAGAGATGGCTGAGACCCCAGCAACAATCTGA